The Phoenix dactylifera cultivar Barhee BC4 unplaced genomic scaffold, palm_55x_up_171113_PBpolish2nd_filt_p 001642F, whole genome shotgun sequence genome includes a window with the following:
- the LOC120108922 gene encoding capsanthin/capsorubin synthase, chromoplastic-like has product MGSSSMYKAKAWKVEHKEFNSVVTCSNDSELKASMVVDATGFTSPFIEFEGPVRNLGYQIAHGILAEVEGQRFDADKMVLMDWRDSHLGNEPCLRHRNDKLPTFLYAMPFDSDAPNLFLAWTGVAFMH; this is encoded by the coding sequence ATGGGGTCAAGTTCCATGTACAAGGCCAAGGcatggaaggtggagcacaaggAGTTCAACTCCGTCGTCACGTGCTCCAATGATTCCGAGCTGAAAGCTAGCATGGTCGTTGACGCCACCGGATTCACGAGTCCATTTATAGAGTTTGAGGGGCCGGTGAGGAACCTTGGGTACCAGATTGCGCATGGGATACTCGCAGAGGTGGAGGGCCAGCGTTTCGACGCGGACAAGATGGTGCTCATGGACTGGAGGGACTCGCACTTGGGCAACGAGCCTTGCTTGAGGCATCGGAACGACAAGCTCCCGACGTTCCTTTATGCCATGCCCTTCGACTCTGATGCTCCCAACCTCTTCCTTGCTTGGACTGGAGTTGCCTTTATGCACTAG